cgggcgcggtggctcacgcctgtaatcccagcactttgggaggctgaagtgggcggatcacaaggtcaggagatcgagaccatcctggctaacacggtgaaacaccttctctactaaaaatacaaaaaataattagccgagcgtggtggcgggcacctgtactcccagctactcaggaggctgaggcaggagaatggcgtgaacctgggaggcggagcttgcagtgagcagagatcgcctcactgcactccagcctgggcaacagagcgagaccccgtctcaaaaaaaagaaaaaagaaaaaaaagaaatgggactgAATACAGTCCTCTGGGTGTATTACACAAGTTGTTTCTGTTTGCCTCAGTGTCTTCTGGGACTGAGTTCTATTTGATCATTTTATAATTAGCCACTAAGAGTCTTGATCTGTAACTTTCAGTACAAGGGTAGTGAACACTCAAACTGTTAATCTAATCATGTTAGAGCTTAAGtggaaaatacagataaaaatcaGTACGTATAGCATGATTTCATAAGAACACATACAAAACTCTCTCTCTACATGTATatagaactacacacacacacacacacacacacacacacagacacatactcacacacacactcacataaagTCAAACACCAAAATGCTAAGGGTTATATGAGAtgataggtatttttaaaatagtccaTATGTTTACTTATCTGTATTTTGAGTCTTCTACAATCGACTTGTATAACTTATGTAACAAAAAGAAGTAACTGcataaacaaaattcaacatacaaAAGTGATATAGTGATAATTACATCTGCATCACAGTtattattgtaaagattaaatgaaatatgcCTTTAACATGCTTAGCACCTTCCACAgcacattgcaaaaaaaaaaaaaaaagaaaagacaaaacctTAACATCCTATGTGCCAAgtattattgtaaatattttcttgcattaACTGATTTaagcctcacaacaaccctatgatgtAGGCTATTTTTATTgccccagttttacagatgaggaaactgaggcaccgagAAGTAAGTTATCCACATGTTAGAGCCAAGCTTTAAACCTCGATACTCCAGTTCCAGAGTCTGTTCTTAGGCACTTTGCTTTACTACCTCTTGACGGATCATAACTGATCAATTAGTGTgagctgctgttgttgtttttattaaggatttacACAATAGAATTAGTGAATAGCAACAAGGTAGGAACCACAGTAGCTCTGCAGTGAGGACAGAGGAGAGCCCTAATATGTAGCATTttccaatttccatggtgtaaatatccTCATCATGACTATGATTGATTTCAAGCTATCAGCGTGCAGTACTAACTGGGGATCGGGAAGAGATGTGCACGATCAGCTCTTGCTAGCTGATGTGATCCTGATTATGGACACCACTGAGAGGTTGTTCTGTATCTGATCAACACGGCCCCACCCAGCTGACTGCCTTTCTGCTGGTGCTAGCTGTCCAGAGGCTAGAGTGACTTCCCAGCCTGGAGGAGCCAGGCGCTGGGCAAAAGACTTTCAcacaacaccagcctgggcagagccAGGCCAGGGCTCTCCTGCCATCATTGTTTGATTGAGCTTTCAGGCTGTCTCTGTGCAATTGCAAGAGGTAGCACCTGTCCCATGAACCAGTAGGGCTGGGTTCGAAAGCTGACAGCCATCtctaaaatgcagattttaaGTGGTATCTTATTAGTTATATCCCATTTtttaatctatataaatataaaatataatttttatataatttaattatagttATATACACAATTtaattacagtaataataatgaGAGTGGTAATAATTAAGCAGGATTTATAATGTACGAAGCACAGTGCTAAGTAAAATATCATAATCTCATCTAATCCTCCAATAGCCCTATATGAtacaggcattattattattatctccattttgcagatgaggaaactgaggtacagaaggGTTAAGGAACCTACACAAGGATCAATAATAAGAGGAGGAGCTGGTATTTAAATACAAGAGAAAGATTTGGAAGGGCAGGCAGCACGCATTCATTGTTAACAGCTGTGTACTTGCGGGCAGTGTGATTCGCATGGGTGGACTCACACTTTTTACTTCATGCATTTGTGTAAAGTTTATTTTCACAATGGCTAGTATTAACTTTGGCTATTTCAAAAGCTAGAAACCAAAATATTGCTTCTCAAGCTGTGTCTGGATTCTGAGGTCTGAGCTCCCTCCCACCCTATCCCTTTTCTCAATTCCAGACTGAGAAGAACAACAAATAGAATTCTGGCTTCCTCCTGCTGTAGCAGTAACATTTTAGGATCGGTGAATGTATGCGGTTTTGAACCTGATCAAGTCAAAGTTCGAGTGAAGGATGGAAAGGTATGTGTGTCGGCTGAGCGGGAGAACAGGTACGACTGCCTTGGATCGAAAAAGTACAGCTACATGAACATCTGCAAAGAGTTCAGCTTGCCGCCCTGTGTGGATGAGAAGGATGTAACATACTCCTACGGGCTCGGCAGTTGTGTCAAGATCGAGTCTCCTTGCTACCCTTGCACTTCTCCTTGCAACCCTTGCAACCCCTGCAACCCGTGCAGCCCCTGCAACCCCTGCAACCCCTGCAGCCCCTGCAACCCATGTGACCCTTGCAACCCGTGTTATCCCTGTGGAAGCCGATTTTCCTGTAGGAAGATGATTTTGTAAAGTGCGCATAGGAACCCATTACTTAATAGAAGTCAGTTACTCCAGCCAGGCAGCTCTCCCAatgtttctcctctccttcccatgGCCCCTGTTGTTGAAGTACGTAGGAAACTGAATACATAACTGCAATCTGCTGGTGTTGTGTGAAAGTCTTTTGGTTAAACCCACTGCAGGAGCCCTGCAGAGTTAGTGAACATTGGAATAATTAGTGGATGGGAATAGAAGGACGATATGGTGAGATCCACCCTCCCATTCCCTCCTCCATACTCAACTACCTCCAAACTCCAGGAGAAGACACTCTTCTGGTGGGCATCCCCAGACATTGTTTTCCAGATGATCCAGTGAAATGGCCTAGCCCAGAAACCAAATGGTCAAAGCAGAAACAGATTAGTTAGAGTTGAAGGCAAACACTTTTTCAAAGCTACTGCAGTAGGGAGTCCTGGAAAGAGACTCCTCAAGCACAGTGGGGTTGTGGTTTTACTGGACAATGATCAGGATACAAAAACTACGGGGTGGTAGGTGGGACGAGGGGCATGTTTGTTGGCCAAGGCGGGGTGGCCATACAGCTTGTCATTTTTCAACATTCTTGTGGTTTGGGGGATTGGCCAGCTCTGGTTAGTATATGGATgccaaacaaaacattaaaaaaaaaaaaaaagcataaacatACCAGCTTTGGTTTGCAACTGGCTTGAGATTTATTACAActatctctttttctgtttttttcttttatttctttcttttttttttcttttttctttttttttttttaagacagagtcttgctctgtcctctagactggagtgcagtagtgcgatctcagctcactacaacttctgcttcccaggttcaagcgattcttctgcctcagcctcctgagtagctgggatttcaggcgtgcagcaccatgcgtggctaatttttgtgtatttttagtaaagacagggtttctccctgttggccaggctggtctcgaactcctgacctcaggggatccaccgcttcagcctcccaaagtgctgggattacaggcatgggccaccgtgcccggcctcttttcttttttttagacagggtcttgctctgtcacgaaggctggagtgcagtggtgcaatcatggcttactgcagccttgatctcctgggctccaatgatcctcccacctcagcctcctgtgtagttgagactacaggtgcatgttacCAAGgcaggctaagttttgtatttttggtggagacaagattttgccgtgttgcccaagcaggtcttaaactcctaagctcaagaaaTCCGTTCGCTTCGGcctcgcaaaatgctgggattacaggtgtgagtcattgaaCCTGGCCTGTCTCCTTTCCTTAATTTCTGAAACTGCTTTTAGACACAGAAGTTCAATTCAAAGTTCAGGAGTGGAAAAGTACAGCTTTCACAAAATGATAGCGTAAGTCACCTGAACTCGGATCTGCCTGGAGGACACAGCCCATGAGCCATTCTTTATTACCAGGATTGAAATAAGTGTAAAGAAAGTACGAGATGATGGGGAAGAATCAGAATGAGGATACTGGCTGGTTTCAAACCTGACTCTCAGAGGGAACATAAAACCCTCCAGTTTGCACAGTAAGTTTCTTCATGAGTTTCAGCTGCATGTGGGTGAAGGCAGTAGTTCTCAGCATTGGCTGCACATGGGGATCACTGGGGGCGCTTTAAAAATATGGATgccaaacaaaacataaaaaaacaaagctaaactaaaactaaaaactagaaaaggcaaaaattaaaacaaaatacagatgTCTATGTCCTTTCTCCAGATAATCTAATGTAATAGACTTGAGATGCAACCTGGGCATTGTGACTTTTAAAAGCTTCCCAAGTGATTTAAGAATGCAGCTAAGGTTGAGAAGCTCTGGATGGGATATTAAAGCTATCccagccttttattttaaaagcttcctttaggccaggcacggtggctctcctctgtaatcccagcactttgggaggctgaggtgagaagatcgcttgagcccaggagctcaagagcagtctgggcaacatagcaagacctcatctctactaaaaatttattattttttttttattttttgagacggagtcttgctctgttgctcaacctggagtgcagtggcgcagtctcagctcactgcaacctccgtttcccaggttcaagcgattctcctgcctcagcctccaaagtagctgggattacaggcatgcgccaccacgcccagctcatttttagtatttttagaacagatggggtttcaccatgttgaccaggctggtctcgaactcctgacctcatgatccacccgccttggcctcccaaagtgctgggattacaggcgtaagccaccgtgcctggcctctactaaaaattaaaaaaaatagttaggtgtgatggcgcatgcttgtggtcttagctacttgagaggctgaggcaggaggatcacctgaagcctaGGAtatcgaggatgcagtgagctatgatcatgctactgtactcccgcttgggcaacagagcaagaccttgtctcaaaacaaacaaacaaaaattcacagACAAAAAGCTTCCTTCAAGTTCAAGGCTGAAGAATATTGATGGTGGTAACAGACATATTTTGCTTCCAATTAAGGGAAGTAATGGCCCTCTAAAAGAAGTGGTGAATAAAACATATTGAACATTTCAAAAATTTGCCTGTGTAAGTATCTTGCCATGTTttgaatatatgtttataaatattctattttctaaGGTATAAATTTTTGGAAAATGATTTTGAAGAAATTTCACCCTAGAGAGTCAATGGGATGTCACTGGGGTCTTTGGCAGCCACCAGTACTTCTTCAATGTggaaaataaacactaaaaacCATATTTTTACAAACCTGAAGCATTTATCGATAATTTTATTGTGTCTTATATAAAGCCACTGAAGTCCTAACCCGTTGGATAAGCAGGAACTTCTGTCCTCTGGTGGGCGCCATTCCAGCACACTCTTAGGAACAGTTCATTCTTTGATTCACTCACACACTGACCCACCCTCCTTTCTGTTGGTCCTGCagctcatccattcatccatcaaccTGCCAGCTAGACTTTATCATTTTGAGTGCCAGATACTGTGCTCTGCAACAGGGATGGAGAGAGAAAGCATCCTTTTCACAAATGCCTCACACTAGACTCAAGGAGGGTTGCTATAAAGGGGCTCAGGGTAGAGGGGGGAGACAGCCAAAGAAACTGAATGTACAAGAGCTAGAGAGGACAAAGAGGCCTTCCAGGCTGGCCCTGGGCATTCCCAAGGTTTATTGTCAACATCCCTGTCTCAAAGGAAGCTTCAGGTAAGCCTGAGTCTGGCCTGCAGGGAATTGGTGGCCTTGGTCTGCTCACCACCCCTATAGGGAAAGACTTGCTAGAAAGACAAGGATGTATCTACTGAGTCCACTGCTCTGAGTAATTCACAGTGCCAGGAGCTTCTATATTTTAAGGCAAGACTAAGCTCCGTGATATACTTGTCAGCGCACTTGACAGTGTGGGATCAAGAAGTAAATCAAACAGTGTGGGAGTGAAGTGCCCTCCAATCTCAGAGAAAGTGTGGGGAGGTGAAGCAGGCCTgggtgggaggcagagcctggctGTGGGCCCTGTCTGAGGCCTGCAGGAAAGGCACAGAACAGGGCTTAGTCCATGAACTAACTGGGTTCCTGAGGATGGGGAGGAAGTTGAtacaaaggagaggaaagaagaaacatttgCTGTTTTCAAAATTGCCCTTGGCTGGTCAGATGAACCCCAGGGCTTGGACAGCTCTGCTGTGGCCTTTAATGCAATTTTGTAGGTCAGGGTCCAGCCGTAAACACCCAACCCCATCTACCTGGGTGGGAGATGGGAATGGGGGTGACTCTTGAAGGTGCAGAAGTGAGAAATCGGCCCACATGGGAACTGAAAGACGAGAGGCTCTGAGCTGCTCCACTGCCCCGCACATGTGATGAATGAACATATAAATTAGGCAAATGTGCCACCTTCTAATAAACATGCTTGGTAATACTGTAGAACTAAGAGCAATGAAGATAATTacacttctttattattattattatttttgagacagggtcttgctccatcgcccaggctgaagtgcagtggcacaatcttggctcactgcagcctcaaattccaggctcaagcaatcctcccacctcagcctcctgagtagctgggactacaggaacataccaccacgcctggcaaattttatgtattttttttgtagagatggggtctcgaatatattgcccaggctgttctcaaactcctggcttcaagtgatccgcccgcttcagcctttcaaagtgctgggattacacctgtgagccaccacacctcgcCTGATCATTACACTTCTTAGTgttcatggaatatattttagagCCAAAGAGCTATTTCACTGgattatgaatttaaaatttctcAGGTATAGGACTGGGGAGAATCCATACCCAATGACTATCTTgtattatttgatttcttttaatgCTCAGGTAGtggattattttataaaatgatattattgcgccaggcgttgtggctcacgcctgtaatcccagcactttggaaggctgaggtgggtggatcacctgaagtcaggagttcgagaccagcctggccaacatggtgaaaccccatctctgctaaaaatacaaaaattagccgggcgtggtggtgggtgcctgtaatcccagctacttgggaggctgaggcagaatcttttgaacttgggaggcggaggttgcagtgagccaagatcacactattgcactcagcctgggccgcaagagtgagacttcatctcaaaaaaaaaaaaaaaaaaaaaaagaaggaaataaaatgatattattaaAGATCCTCAGGTGACTGTTCTTCAGTCAttgtaaaatagttttatttagtGAATTCTTCATGTCCCCAGAACTAATGGAataagtaagttttaaaattatttcaacttcTCTTCCTTGCAcaaaaattccttctttttctgtctctatctctgcccctctctgtttctttctttgtctgtctTTGTCTTCCTCTCCCATTCAAGTGTCTATGAGTGTCACAGGTTGGAAAAGTTTGGGACACTCTCATTTAGCTCTTTggctgaggacattatgctaaaagTTAAGCTAAAATGGATACTGAAACCAGAAGACTGTGGGTTTGTAAAACAAGTAAAGGGAGAAGGTGTTGCTGGGTGACCCAGATGAATTCCAGTAaagtttgtagggtttttggCCTTTACATAGCGCAATTGTCAACCAAGGCCTGGATGAGTCACACGGTTTGTGATCCTGGGTGGAAGATGGACTCAGAATTTATCCTCAGGGAGCAACTGCTTTTATTACTAACCTGGAAGCACTTCCTTCCCATCTGGAGCTGCAGTAAGTATTTGTTCTTGTCCCTAAaggtataaaacaaaaacaaaacacaccccTTGCTTAGGCCTGTGGATCCTGATGAGTGTAGAGCATTTGACAATCAGACTTGAATACCCCTCTCCCTGAGCCACACCAAGACCTGGGACTTGTTGCCACACAAACGTCAGCAACGTGGTGGATGTAAACCTGGCCTTGGACAGACGACAAAGGCGATGATTCCAGGCCCTCAAGTGTGCCTCAGAGAATGTATCAGTGACAGGAAGAGTCCTGGAGCCAGGACACCAGGCAGGGTGCTTGAAATCCAGCAGACACTGTTCTTGGGCAACTGGTCCACCATTTAGAAGCTCTTGC
This genomic stretch from Pan paniscus chromosome 7, NHGRI_mPanPan1-v2.0_pri, whole genome shotgun sequence harbors:
- the ODF1 gene encoding outer dense fiber protein 1 — protein: MAALSCLLDSVRRDIKKVDRELRQLRCIDEFSTRCLCDLYMHPYCCCDLHPYPYCLCYSKRSRSCGLCDLYPCCLCDYKLYCLRPSLRSLERKAIRAIEDEKRELAKLRRTTNRILASSCCSSNILGSVNVCGFEPDQVKVRVKDGKVCVSAERENRYDCLGSKKYSYMNICKEFSLPPCVDEKDVTYSYGLGSCVKIESPCYPCTSPCNPCNPCNPCSPCNPCNPCSPCNPCDPCNPCYPCGSRFSCRKMIL